Proteins encoded within one genomic window of Bemisia tabaci chromosome 2, PGI_BMITA_v3:
- the LOC140224025 gene encoding uncharacterized protein isoform X2, whose translation MVTNKKCGIVTGNQLATSIVWALKLEDLNIMESADSQLDDVSIINVQQILDHVIIKNKPKGSKSKTYAKSVRKYLLFFNELQEKVLTKNQTHQIFKIGPTLLKELKWIFPHDKALLIYDALCGADENSSVDSDETQFETTDTLQEKLGQYKSNTTTTTLLESLQETSKKMNETASLSLAPESQFYSHCFLNEKLQSHSQCLKAHQQKEKSKNIEKLCFNNKELNTTNFFKDDLNNLESSTPLKVDKIKTDERVPFSSCAKKYQERTEQTEAEALKRNCKFEKMTESDSNYKVAIFYPPDSNELRYSQLGAMMQEHANPHFLDSLKWDSVHKIDDNTSDEQMVFFTKFYRAVDQFSCMIHSEINQKDLDIFDEFTTRMSALKLNSATSQTSSIFESHNRRNIKGSDLDPQTKSQREQGTNKEEMLTNLLRLIFGYMNDVLNDWSKLHDATFDWPNLLVERVFTDIKRYFDERLNMMAPDKNTRTSFDICCDFIKATIDGILTSDDTCQFLRWEEQCFFLVELSSNKVVCQNIVEFLLERVSKLLSRPKRHNTERRKIDFNDSHMTEKLQIICTMMQNLIEKYVNMASSTVEEKWDGNSDEDGVSKLWRSNACFKENSCGLHISQDFEDDELSQKTEERWTVAIEEFIRLLDDSSSFLSFPVREILRILKKANEKDSMKYSFSNKLTSTPIKKTTL comes from the exons ATGGTTACAAATAAAAAGTGCGGGATAGTAACCGGAAATCAATTGGCTACCAGCATCGTATGGGCATTGAAATTAGAGGACTTAAATATCATGGAAAGTGCGGATTCACAATTAG ATGATGTATCAATTATAAATGTGCAACAGATTCTAGATCATGTCATCatcaaaaataaaccaaaaggATCAAAGTCAAAAACTTACGCTAAGAGTGTTCGGAAGTATTTACTTTTT TTTAATGAGCTTCAAGAAAAAGTGTTGACAAAGAACCaaactcaccaaatttttaaaattggtcccaCCTTGTTGAAGGAACTAAAATGGATATTCCCACACGACAAAGCACTCCTTATATATGATGCTTTATGTGGTGCTGATG AAAACTCTTCGGTTGATTCCGATGAAACTCAATTTGAAACAACAGACACATTGCAAGAAAAGCTAGGGCAATATAAAAGCAATACAACAACTACAACTTTACTTGAGAGCTTACAAGAAACATctaagaaaatgaatgaaactgCTTCTCTCTCCTTAGCTCCGGAAAGTCAATTTTACTCTCACTGTTTTCTGAATGAAAAACTTCAATCCCACAgtcaatgtctgaaggctcatcagcaaaaagaaaaaagcaagAACATAGAAAAACTCTGCTTTAACAATAAGGAGCTTAATACCACTAACTTTTTCAAAGATGACCTGAATAATCTTGAAAGCTCTACCCCATTAAAGGTggacaaaataaaaacagatgAGAGAGTACCATTTTCTTCTTGCGCAAAAAAATACCAAGAAAGAACAGAACAAACTGAGGCTGAGGCATTGAAACGgaattgtaaatttgaaaaaatgacggaaagtGATTCAAATTAtaaggttgcaattttttatccacCCGACTCAAATGAACTGCGTTATTCACAACTGGGTGCAATGATGCAAGAGCATGCAAACCCACATTTTCTGGACAGTCTGAAATGGGACTCAGTCCATAAAATTGATGATAATACATCGGATGAGCAAATGgtctttttcacaaaattttaccgtGCTGTGGATCAATTTTCATGTATGATACATTCCGAAATTAATCAAAAAGATTTAGATATTTTCGATGAATTCACCACTAGAATGAGTGCCCTGAAGTTAAATAGTGCAACAAGTCAGACAAGCTCAATTTTTGAAAGCCACAACCGCAGGAACATAAAAGGGTCAGATCTTGATCCTCAGACTAAGTCTCAACGAGAGCAAGGAACGAACAAAGAGGAGATGTTGACCAATTTATTGCGATTGATCTTTGGGTACATGAATGATGTGCTGAATGATTGGTCTAAGTTACATGATGCAACCTTTGATTGGCCAAATTTGCTGGTGGAAAGGGTATTTACTGATATAAAGCGCTACTTTGATGAGAGGCTCAACATGATGGCTCCTGACAAAAACACGAGGACAAGCTTTGATATTTGCTGCGATTTCATCAAGGCAACAATAGACGGTATACTGACGTCCGATGATACATGTCAG TTCCTGAGATGGGAAGAGCAGTGTTTTTTCCTGGTAGAGCTCAGCAGCAATAAAGTAGTTTGTCAGAACATTGTAGAGTTCCTGCTGGAGAGAGTTTCAAAACTTTTGAGTAGACCCAAAAGGCACAATACAGAGCgaaggaaaattgattttaatgattcaCACATGactgaaaaattacaaattatttGTACAAtgatgcaaaatttaattgaaaagtaTGTAAACATGGCTTCATCTACAGTGGAAGAAAAATGGGATGGAAATTCTGATGAAGATGGTGTCTCTAAACTGTGGAGATCAAATGCTTGTTTCAAGGAAAACAGCTGTGGATTGCACATTTCGCAAGATTTTGAAGATGATGAGCTCTctcaaaaaactgaagaaagatGGACTGTAGCGATCGAGGAGTTTATACGTCTTTTGGATGATAGCTCTAGCTTTCTTTCATTTCCAGTCagagaaattttgagaattttaaaaaaagctaaCGAAAAAGACTCAATGAAATATTCATTCAGTAATAAACTGACCAGCACGCCGATAAAGAAGACTACTCTTTGA
- the LOC140224025 gene encoding uncharacterized protein isoform X1, producing MVTNKKCGIVTGNQLATSIVWALKLEDLNIMESADSQLDDVSIINVQQILDHVIIKNKPKGSKSKTYAKSVRKYLLFFNELQEKVLTKNQTHQIFKIGPTLLKELKWIFPHDKALLIYDALCGADDAFKVDLKNKDRAVRGTEKTCRRLANGTIMENSILLNASETQFDVINVSEETLYRQEDKRKNMSNTTPITNLDKLSAENTCEQQVCKKTSRYINCELHTNEELQLVTENSSVDSDETQFETTDTLQEKLGQYKSNTTTTTLLESLQETSKKMNETASLSLAPESQFYSHCFLNEKLQSHSQCLKAHQQKEKSKNIEKLCFNNKELNTTNFFKDDLNNLESSTPLKVDKIKTDERVPFSSCAKKYQERTEQTEAEALKRNCKFEKMTESDSNYKVAIFYPPDSNELRYSQLGAMMQEHANPHFLDSLKWDSVHKIDDNTSDEQMVFFTKFYRAVDQFSCMIHSEINQKDLDIFDEFTTRMSALKLNSATSQTSSIFESHNRRNIKGSDLDPQTKSQREQGTNKEEMLTNLLRLIFGYMNDVLNDWSKLHDATFDWPNLLVERVFTDIKRYFDERLNMMAPDKNTRTSFDICCDFIKATIDGILTSDDTCQFLRWEEQCFFLVELSSNKVVCQNIVEFLLERVSKLLSRPKRHNTERRKIDFNDSHMTEKLQIICTMMQNLIEKYVNMASSTVEEKWDGNSDEDGVSKLWRSNACFKENSCGLHISQDFEDDELSQKTEERWTVAIEEFIRLLDDSSSFLSFPVREILRILKKANEKDSMKYSFSNKLTSTPIKKTTL from the exons ATGGTTACAAATAAAAAGTGCGGGATAGTAACCGGAAATCAATTGGCTACCAGCATCGTATGGGCATTGAAATTAGAGGACTTAAATATCATGGAAAGTGCGGATTCACAATTAG ATGATGTATCAATTATAAATGTGCAACAGATTCTAGATCATGTCATCatcaaaaataaaccaaaaggATCAAAGTCAAAAACTTACGCTAAGAGTGTTCGGAAGTATTTACTTTTT TTTAATGAGCTTCAAGAAAAAGTGTTGACAAAGAACCaaactcaccaaatttttaaaattggtcccaCCTTGTTGAAGGAACTAAAATGGATATTCCCACACGACAAAGCACTCCTTATATATGATGCTTTATGTGGTGCTGATG aTGCCTTTAAagttgatttgaaaaataaagatagAGCTGTTAGAGGCACTGAGAAGACTTGTAGACGACTAGCAAACGGAACAATCATGGAAAACAGCATCTTGTTAAATGCCAGTGAGACTCAGTTCGATGTGATAAATGTATCTGAAGAAACTTTATACCGTCAAGAAGATAAGCGAAAAAATATGTCAAATACGACACCAATTACTAACTTAGACAAGCTGTCTGCAGAGAATACTTGTGAACAGCAAGTATGTAAAAAAACCTCACGATACATCAACTGTGAGTTACATACAAATGAAGAGTTACAACTTGTTACAGAAAACTCTTCGGTTGATTCCGATGAAACTCAATTTGAAACAACAGACACATTGCAAGAAAAGCTAGGGCAATATAAAAGCAATACAACAACTACAACTTTACTTGAGAGCTTACAAGAAACATctaagaaaatgaatgaaactgCTTCTCTCTCCTTAGCTCCGGAAAGTCAATTTTACTCTCACTGTTTTCTGAATGAAAAACTTCAATCCCACAgtcaatgtctgaaggctcatcagcaaaaagaaaaaagcaagAACATAGAAAAACTCTGCTTTAACAATAAGGAGCTTAATACCACTAACTTTTTCAAAGATGACCTGAATAATCTTGAAAGCTCTACCCCATTAAAGGTggacaaaataaaaacagatgAGAGAGTACCATTTTCTTCTTGCGCAAAAAAATACCAAGAAAGAACAGAACAAACTGAGGCTGAGGCATTGAAACGgaattgtaaatttgaaaaaatgacggaaagtGATTCAAATTAtaaggttgcaattttttatccacCCGACTCAAATGAACTGCGTTATTCACAACTGGGTGCAATGATGCAAGAGCATGCAAACCCACATTTTCTGGACAGTCTGAAATGGGACTCAGTCCATAAAATTGATGATAATACATCGGATGAGCAAATGgtctttttcacaaaattttaccgtGCTGTGGATCAATTTTCATGTATGATACATTCCGAAATTAATCAAAAAGATTTAGATATTTTCGATGAATTCACCACTAGAATGAGTGCCCTGAAGTTAAATAGTGCAACAAGTCAGACAAGCTCAATTTTTGAAAGCCACAACCGCAGGAACATAAAAGGGTCAGATCTTGATCCTCAGACTAAGTCTCAACGAGAGCAAGGAACGAACAAAGAGGAGATGTTGACCAATTTATTGCGATTGATCTTTGGGTACATGAATGATGTGCTGAATGATTGGTCTAAGTTACATGATGCAACCTTTGATTGGCCAAATTTGCTGGTGGAAAGGGTATTTACTGATATAAAGCGCTACTTTGATGAGAGGCTCAACATGATGGCTCCTGACAAAAACACGAGGACAAGCTTTGATATTTGCTGCGATTTCATCAAGGCAACAATAGACGGTATACTGACGTCCGATGATACATGTCAG TTCCTGAGATGGGAAGAGCAGTGTTTTTTCCTGGTAGAGCTCAGCAGCAATAAAGTAGTTTGTCAGAACATTGTAGAGTTCCTGCTGGAGAGAGTTTCAAAACTTTTGAGTAGACCCAAAAGGCACAATACAGAGCgaaggaaaattgattttaatgattcaCACATGactgaaaaattacaaattatttGTACAAtgatgcaaaatttaattgaaaagtaTGTAAACATGGCTTCATCTACAGTGGAAGAAAAATGGGATGGAAATTCTGATGAAGATGGTGTCTCTAAACTGTGGAGATCAAATGCTTGTTTCAAGGAAAACAGCTGTGGATTGCACATTTCGCAAGATTTTGAAGATGATGAGCTCTctcaaaaaactgaagaaagatGGACTGTAGCGATCGAGGAGTTTATACGTCTTTTGGATGATAGCTCTAGCTTTCTTTCATTTCCAGTCagagaaattttgagaattttaaaaaaagctaaCGAAAAAGACTCAATGAAATATTCATTCAGTAATAAACTGACCAGCACGCCGATAAAGAAGACTACTCTTTGA